The following coding sequences lie in one Methylosinus sp. PW1 genomic window:
- the gcvPA gene encoding aminomethyl-transferring glycine dehydrogenase subunit GcvPA — MRYLPLTDVDRKDMRDAIGVADFAALYADVPSELLLDRPLDLPRAKSEMEVERLLSAMAKRNLSAASAPFFIGAGAYRHHIPASVDHLIQRSEFLTSYTPYQPEISQGTLQYLFEFQTQVAMLTGMEIANASMYDGSTACAEAALMAHRITKRRKAILSGGLHPHYADVLRTISHFAGDEIVALAPDVRAREDIASAIDDSVSCVIVQTPDVFGNLRDLTPIAEACHRHGALLVAVFTEVVSLGLLKSPGEMGADIVVGEGQSLGNPLSFGGPYLGLLATRHSYLRQTPGRLIGETVDADGRRGYVATLSAREQHIRRDKATSNICTNSNLCALAFSIHLSLLGEAGLRRLARANHASAIDLVDRLAGVAGVETLNESFFNEFTLRVPGDAARLVEAMAEQGVLAGVPVSRLLPQAGLDDLLIVASTEVDTVEDREAFVAAMRGAL; from the coding sequence ATGCGCTATCTGCCCTTGACGGATGTCGATCGCAAAGACATGCGCGATGCGATCGGCGTCGCCGATTTCGCGGCGCTCTATGCCGATGTGCCGTCTGAGCTGCTGCTCGATCGCCCGCTCGATCTCCCGCGCGCCAAATCGGAGATGGAGGTGGAGCGTCTGCTCTCCGCCATGGCGAAGCGCAATCTCTCGGCCGCGAGCGCGCCTTTCTTCATCGGCGCCGGCGCCTATCGCCATCATATTCCCGCGAGCGTCGATCATCTGATTCAGCGCTCGGAATTTCTGACGAGCTACACGCCCTATCAGCCGGAGATATCGCAAGGCACGCTGCAATATCTCTTCGAGTTCCAGACGCAGGTCGCCATGCTCACCGGCATGGAGATCGCCAATGCGTCTATGTATGACGGCTCCACCGCCTGCGCCGAGGCGGCGCTGATGGCGCATCGAATCACCAAGCGGCGCAAGGCGATTCTCTCCGGCGGACTGCATCCGCACTATGCCGATGTGCTGCGCACCATCTCGCATTTCGCCGGCGATGAGATCGTCGCGCTGGCGCCGGATGTGCGCGCGCGGGAAGATATTGCATCGGCGATCGACGACAGCGTCTCCTGCGTCATCGTGCAGACGCCGGATGTCTTCGGCAATCTGCGCGATCTCACGCCCATAGCCGAGGCCTGCCATCGACATGGCGCTCTGCTCGTCGCCGTCTTCACCGAGGTCGTCTCGCTCGGCCTGCTGAAGTCTCCCGGCGAGATGGGCGCGGATATCGTCGTCGGCGAGGGCCAGTCGCTCGGCAATCCGCTCTCCTTCGGCGGCCCTTATCTCGGCCTGCTCGCGACGCGGCACTCCTATTTGCGGCAGACGCCGGGGCGTCTCATCGGCGAGACCGTCGACGCCGATGGACGCCGCGGCTATGTCGCGACGCTCTCGGCGCGCGAGCAGCATATTCGTCGCGACAAGGCGACGTCCAACATATGCACCAACTCCAATCTCTGCGCGCTCGCCTTCAGCATTCATTTGAGCCTGCTCGGCGAAGCGGGCCTGCGCCGTCTCGCGCGCGCCAATCATGCGAGCGCTATCGATCTCGTCGACCGGCTCGCGGGCGTTGCCGGAGTCGAAACGCTCAATGAGAGCTTCTTCAACGAATTCACCTTGCGCGTTCCGGGCGACGCCGCGCGTCTTGTCGAGGCCATGGCAGAGCAGGGCGTGCTCGCGGGCGTTCCGGTCTCGCGCCTGCTGCCGCAAGCGGGGCTCGATGATCTCCTCATCGTCGCCAGCACCGAGGTCGATACGGTGGAAGATCGCGAGGCTTTCGTCGCCGCAATGAGAGGAGCGCTCTGA